tttaggtgcCACATCAGGGATAGGAGCGGAGACGGCTAGGGTGTTGGCGAAGAGAGGTGCGAGGCTGGTGTTGCCAGCTAGGAACCTGAAAGGGGCAGAAGATGCCAAGGCAAGGATTTTATCGGAGAATCCTGATGCCGACATCATAGTTATGGGACTTGATCTTAGCTCTCTCAATTCTGTTCGGAACTTTGTTTCAGAGTTTGAGTCCTTGAACCTGCCTCTCAACCTCCTCATGTAAGAAgataaacatttcttttttgtttggttgatgaGACAGAGAacgaatatttaatttttactttcttAGGTtaatcttctttctttattctgGTATCAGAAATAATGCTGGAAGGTTTGCACTCGAGCCTGCGATCTCTGAAGATGGGATAGAGATGACCTTTGCTACTAATTATCTaggtaattattaattatatactacacgaatattaatattaataatgacaAGAACTAAAATTTTGGCTTTGGATGGAATCCTTTTCAGGTCACTTTttattgacaaaattgttattgaaGAAGATGATTGAAACAGCAAAAACAACTTCATTACAAGGCAGAATAGTGAATGTTTCATCGAGTATTTACAACTGGTTTTCCGGCGACATGATCCGATATCTTTGTGAAATATCCCGAAACAAATTTTGGTAAGAGAACAAAACTAATTCCCCCCactaaaattaactataaaataacGAAATTGGTTTAGCGCagtgaataaaattattaactatAGATGACCGGAACGGAACAAATTAATGAACTTAttattttccatatatataAGAAATCCAATATTCATAAACTACACACATGGTTGacctttaatttattgataattttttgtgtgtCGCGATGTATATACAGTGATTTCGATCCTACACGTGCATATGCTCTCTCGAAGCTCGCTATTGTCTTGCACACCAAGGAGGTTGCACAGAGACTTAAGGTTGtcatttattattctatttaaaTAGTCTGTTTTAATTTCCAAGTTGATCAGATAAAAAAAAGCGATATTTGttgctttcctttttatatatatgtattgcATTTGGATTAATTGATTCTTTTATGCATTTttccaattaattaatgcaGCAAATGGAGGCCAACGTGACTGTGAACTGTGTTCATCCAGGAGTCGTAAGAACTAGACTCACAAGAGAACGAGAAGGCATGGCCACAGGTACTACAACAAGAATTCTTACTTCCGTTTCTTTTTAGAAAGTTACCCTTCTAAAGAATTTAACATGTTATCCTTTTTCCACACGCAGATATAGCATTTTTCTTGACTTCCAAGCTCTTGAAAACTATTCCTCAGGTAActaacatatataatttatatcgtTTGAGCTTAAAGAACATATCAAGTTTGAACATCATATGTAGATTTTGAGTGAAGAATTAAATTGTTAATGGGTTGCTATTTGTAGGCTGCTGCTACAACATGCTATGTAGCAACACATCCAACACTTGTAAATGTGACTGGAAAGTACTTTTCGGATTGCAACGAAGCCTCGACATCCAAATTGGGATCCAACTCAACAGAAGCTGCTCGGTTATGGACTGCCTCAGAAATCATGGTTTCTAGAGGGTCAAACGCAGTTTTTGACCCTCTCAATAGTGCATTAGATCATGATACATCAAAAAAGcaattcaaataaaagaatagaaaagaatAAATGCAAGATCATTAGGGACAGAGGGAGatcagagaagaagaagaagaagaaccaagaactatatatatatatatatatagagagagagagagagatagagagagtaAATGATGAGAAAAGCTAGCTAGAGAAATATAATACAAAATGTACACTGCTTAATTACagtatgttaattaattagtttcatTTATGTCATAGATAATATTGCTTGGACGTTATACTGCTTGATACATTATATGTAGTTAGAGCATATGAGATTCTTAGAGGCAGCACTTTTGTAGTGAAGCGATTTTTTGctggttttttaattaatgaattaattttgatatatatacacacataatTAATGCTAAATATTTAGATTGGCTCCGGTATACTTATACAatgattaattatatatggGTCGAGCAGATATTGTTTCAATTGAAGCTAGAtattaaagaagagaaaaaacgaGAAAGAACAAGTGGGCAATAAGAACATGGGGTCGGTTTGTTCCATGTGGCGGTTCATTTTTGAAGAATATCTTCAAGGTGATGGTGGATGCATGGGACCCTACTACCAGGCGCCAGGGGAATGGACCGAGGTCGGAGAGAAACAATGCTTTTTAAGGAAATGAAACTTAAGAGCACAAAGAATATATAGCTTTCAATTGATTCATGACACCACATATATCGTAATTTCGTCGAACCCAATAAATTCTTGCTTCTTCTTGCTCTATAAAATCTTGTTCTTACGTAATTAGACGGGAAATGGGGCAGAGGTGGATTTTGACTCGATCCCTCGACTAATTCCCGTCCGGCCAGCTCTCAACTTGCCTCAACCTGGCTAACAAATTTACGTTTTGTTGCTGTTAAATCATTACATAGCATCCTCCCTTGTGTGACAGAATATCACAAAGATGTTATCTAGAGGCACAGAACCATGCAAAACGTTTGCAGCTTGAAAAGCCAGGCTTTGATGACCAAACAGGCCACGTAGTTAAGACCGTCTGCTCATGATAAGAGGAGAGCTAGCCCTATAAGATGCATGGCACGTCACAGTAAACATTGAAACCAGTGATAAAAGAAACCTTCGCTTCTAGAATTTTATGGAGTCACCCATTTCAAAGTTGAGAGATTTCATGTACGCGGGGCCAAGGTTTCGATCTTCCCTTTTTCAGATGATTTGTTTTTCGAATTAGAAGGTAAGGAGCATCTTCTAGGGATTCGACAGTGAATTCTCCAAGTCCTAATCTCAGAATCGGAGCtgaaaagagattaaaaaaagaagaagaagggtggTGGTGGTTTCTTTTATCATGGTGCCAGCCCCTTGGGATTCCCTTTCCTAACGGTACATGCCCTATTTCTATCTCATGAAAATGACTTTGCTATGAAACACCTTTAACATTTTCTTGGGAATTTGGACGTGCACTTGTCCATGGCCCACCGTTGGGTTGCATGTCCCTCTCTAGCACATGCACTGCAAGCGTTGAAAATGACAATTCCTGGCTGTCCGATCCATCTTTGCGTCTCTTCGATATTGAGAAGACGAAGAAGAGGAGTGAGAATGTGGGCATACAGTGCATTTTAGTTGCTTTCATGCATATGAAGGAAAATGCCTCCCTCCAACATGGAGTTTGACCAAGTGCTGATGTGAAGTGTCCATGAAACTTCCTTACTTCTTCATCTATATACATTTCTATATTTTGGCTTCATGTTTTACATAGGaagaattattaacaaaaaactaaaaatgtcGGTGTTTCATTGTGAACGCAAACACTAAACAATGTAGATTGAAATAGTTTAATGAAGCTTTTGCTttctaaaatgaaaaatcaatgaaattattatataatagagagtaatataattttgttttaagatttatttgttattgtttgaTCTGTTAGAGTTATAACGATACTTTcacattcttaaaaaataataaaataaataagctattcataaaagtaaaatttatttaactgaCAACTAGAtgcttttttgaattttcattttttaaaacataataaaattactaaactaTCCTTAAAGTATAAAAACATTAACCATTGTCCAAAggctttttcaaattttcatcatgcatttttagttataattaaattgattaaatgataatatgatagtttaataaatataaaatattattttataaactaaaagTGTTTTACTTAAGTTTTGCTTCAtgactttttatgtttttcttctttagaGTAATATTAGTCTAATGATCTAGATCATAGGTTTCGGAGATTAACTCTTGATTTGACTtcagtatttttttagatttttttaaatttttttttttaatttcatcattcgataTTAGATTATTGGaccttgagcttttttttttatagagttatctcAATTTCATATCTCGGGTTGTGGATTAATAGAACTAACTaggattaataataataataataataataatacaacctcctattcatagaaaataaataaaattctattATCACTCACTCATCGTCCAATTGATGTCCTTCAAATGGGTTACACCTAATAAATGACGGGTGATTTTCAAAGATcttctttataaaattaatattatatttcaagaataaattatttGCGCTTATAATTGAGTggtaaatattttaagaattatGAGCAATTGCTCTATTCACAAAGCAAGAATTGAGATATTAACCTTTAAAATTCCAAAATATATCGAGGCTCCATATTTCCTTTCAACTCGGCCCAATAGAGGCCCATTATAGTTTGGGCCAAGTCGATCCCATTACGACAAAACGCCTCAATATCCtgaaacccccccccccaattccATTTCACAAGCCACAAAGCAGATACCTCCTCTCCCTCCCGGGACATGGACCTGCACTGCATCATCAGGCACGAAGATCCCACTGGGGTGACTTGTCGCCATCTTAAAGCGAAATGACCTCTGCTTTTTCCTTGTATTCGTTCTTGAACGTTGAATACCTGCCGCCATTAGATGCTGAGCTTTTATTTACCTCATCCTCTCGAAGGCTGGGATAATTAAATGGTAGTACTCCTGACAAGAAGCCTGTGCTGTAGCCGTTCTGACTTGAAATGagaagaaattaatttcatGAAGTTGAAAATTGCAATAAGAGAAACCTCTCTTCTTCCCTTCCAAACTCTGTAGAACAATAGATAGATATACCACGGTTTTCTGGTTTAGCAACTTGGACTGTAATCCTTAATTGTATTAAGCTTGTGCTCTTCAAGATCTTGTGCTGGCCTGGAAGAAAACTCTGGCAACAGCttgcagttttttattttttttaatcgacTCCAGCCAGTTGAAGGTGAGCTCATTAAAATGGGAAATGCCAAACAACATTGGAACGTGCCTACCATTGGCTCGGcttgatttgtttaaaaaaccAAGTTAGGTTTGAAATGCCAATCATGCAGAAACCTACTTTGAATTTTAGGTTCAAATTAGAGCACACGCTAAACTAAAATTCAAATAGCAAAAATTAGGGCTTGACTTGCCTTGCTTGCATAAGATAGAGAAACGATTGGTCCCACTTATCGACGATTTTTAGCCAAAGTCCAATCTAAATTCAACCTGTGCTTATCATAAGAgacaacaaatttaaatttctagttagtgagaataaaaaacaaacccctTTTCATTGGCTGAACACCTTAGTTAATTGACTTTGTGGCaatattgagttattttattACAACTGTGAACTTCAAAAAGAAAGCATGCATGTGATGGCATTAGAAATTAGTTTGCGAAAATCGAGAACAAGATCAAGAAGAATAACCACGTGATCATGTAAATTTGTGAATCGAAACAAGAAACCAAAGTTAAACCTAGTAAGACTTGTTATATAGGCCACGCTAGTTAGATAGCAATATTTATATTCtcgtgtcattttttttttacatttgattaaagtttgtgttttttatatacctTTTTGTTTCCCCAAAAGTTCTGACAAAAACAAGTGGCCTCTTGTCTTTCGtaagaaaaaaaacgaaaatctTTATAGTCAAGACATCACAAATTAAAATTGTCAATATCGTTGATAGATGACCTTTAGTGCGCCGTGCTTTGCCGTGTGCAAGACAACTCGTTACAGAAGACAGAGAGTGAAAAGGGGTAGCAGATCATGAAGCGAGCTGGTAGGCGTGTGCAAGAGTGCACATCCTTTTTATTACATTAATAATCAAGCAATAAGAGAATCCACCAAGGAATCCAGTTGACCATGATCATCTGGCTTGAGGAGTTCCAGGTACTCCTCAAAGATATCATCTAGCATGATATCATTGGGTAAAGAATTTGGAAACGAGGAATCATGGTCGTAAACAAGACCATCAAATTCTTCACTGTTGAAAGCCCATGCCTCTCCATCATTGCTAACAACTTTAAGACCAGAGATGGCCCAATTAGCATTATCACCAATCTTTGCGTGTCTAGATGATGACCCAATCATGCTTTGAATACTGACGTTGACCTTCTTGGCAACAGAGGATGGAGAGACCCTCATTGCCTTTGGGAGGTGAATCTTTATCTTCGTAGCAGTCTCGCCATTTTCACTACAGATGCCTTCACTGTCCAGCTCCCTTTGattccttttcccttttttgttgGAGCTGACGCCACTTCTCTTTCCAGCTGATTGCCCCGTGCATTTGGACTTGTTTCCTGCTGTGTTGTTCTTGACTCTTTTGCTGAGGTGAGAGTTCCAGTAGTTCTTGATTTCATTGTCAGTCCGGCCAGGCAACCTTCCTGCAATGAGAGACCAACGGTTGCCAAGAAGAGAATGCAGCCGAATGATGAGGTCATCCTCATCAGGAGTGATGTTCCCTCTCTTGATATCGGGCCGAAGGTAGTTCATCCATCTTAGCCTGCAACTCTTGCCACATCTGAGTAGCCCTTCATTAATTCATACGAAAATGCAAACAACAAAATCAGAAACTCGACTTTCAAACAGTCTAGTCGTCCACAGGTGTGCGGGTGAGATTTGCGCACTAAATCAGAAACGTAACTGTATAAGAAAGAGAGGAGTACTTAACTTACCAGCTTTCTTAGGCAAAGATCTCCAATGACCTTCACCATGCGCCTGGATATAGTTAATGAGCAGTGTGTCTTCTCTAGTAGTCCATGGACCTCTTTGCAAACCAACTTTAGAGCAACATGGAGCTCTTCCCATTTCAACTCACTTGATTAATTACACCCAACAAAAGGAGAGAGACATGCTATCAAGCAAGAAAATACAAGATTCCACGAATTATGCTTCCCTTTTAAATCCACAAGACTAGGAACTTTCTTAGATTTTTCTCTTGACTTCAGGAACCAAATTATGAGAAGAAATCTAGAGGGTTGTTgtatttttagtataaatatatatatttaaccaATAGTTGCGCTGCATTCAGGTCTCCTGGAgaggggtgtgtgtgtgtgtgtgtgtgtgtattatatatatatatatatatatatatatatatatatatatatgtcactGAGTACATGTGAGGTGGTAAGTGACAATACAATAAGCTGAAAAAACTCTCTCATATATTTATCTGCCCTTCGCAGTCCATTATTTCTATTCATGCATATTATCACAATGTTAGCTAGGGTCAACCATTTTGGTTGTGTAcagctagaaaaaataaaacttcgtATAGTATAAACTGAAGTTCAAAGCAAGCAAATACAGTAATATCAGAAATTTCCACAATTTAAGAATGTGATATCATTACCTATTACCTATTATTGCTAACTAGGCAAGGGATGCCCTACAAGCTTGAAAAGGATAGAAAAGACATGCAGAAAATTCTTAAGAGCAGGTGCTCACCTATATTTGCTGCGATATAGCAAGTGCATTGAATGGCCTCTGAAGACCTTGtggttatttttatgattgtaatttaaaaaaaaataatttaataaaaaataatttttatgaagtttaaattttgatgtgtttaattaaaattatgattgaaaaaaaaataattttttatatttggttaatatactttttatatgagatttgattgtaaaattatctaaaaaaaaaacatatatatatataaaatagcaaaacatttttattttataattataattccataataaattgaatattttttgtgcaTCAATAAAAGAATTTCAATGTCTCATcaaactatttgaaaaaatatataataaaaaatgatattaactaaaataaaaaccaaaattagaatgaaaaaataagtcAGTTATAGTCCAGAGgcaagtaaatataaaaaatataaacaaaaacgaGTTTTGGGGTAAAATAATCCTAAGatattcaagtattttttatgttcatataaaaagaaaattacaacaaGGCCTATgcacaaaaagtttttttttagaggttattttagtaatatcattattaaaaaaaaagtaaaacaaaaacatgttactTTCGACAACTAGtctttattttagataatttgtattttttttagtttaacgtgggtgttcgggccagcttgcgtgtacctcgactaatcccacggaccctgaaattaatgatcatgtaagcctccagtggctaTCATATGAGCAACTTTAGGACTCGAACCTGAGACTACTAGTCTCAGAGGACAATTTGTATTTTTGCTCCATGGCAAAACAGTGCTTATGTGACAATTGATGTTCAATTGTGTGGCCATCATCCAAGGAAAGGGGGGCCATCGTTTTGTTGGTGGAGCTGATGAGAAAAGGTTGATAGTGTGTGAAGCTCCTTTATCTTTTTTGAAGACACTGAATCTTGCCACTTGTCAAAAGTCTAGTTTTCCCGAAAACATTCAAGTTAATGGCAGTAATTTGGGAACGGAGGGGAATATGAGCGCCGGGAAAGTTTTGCAATGTTTTATACTGTGGTGGTGAGAGAGGAGAGCAGCAACGAAAAGCAATTGTACATTGCTTTTCACAAACTGAGTTTTGTCCTCAGTCTTGGAGTGGGGTTCACGTGAAAAAAATGTGGTGAGTAATGTATTAACCAAAtgcttaaaaacaatttttaattcaaatcgtAGCAGCAGCAGACCCAAACACCCACTAATATATGAATAAACGagattttattatatatcatgacctttgagaataattaggaggttagttcatttttctataataataataataataataataataatgagactaaaaagtgtttttgagaatatgataGCGGTTactttttcaaagtattttttatttaaaaacatattaaaatgattttttttattcttttaaaattatttttgatatcagcacatgatctgaaaacattaaaaatatattaatttaaaataaaaaacaaatgaaaaattactTGACCAACTGCAATGTCTACACTGCCTTACCACATGTCAAATGGGTGGTCGTAGAGGTTCTATTACTTGACCTCCAACGTTCAAATCTTGGATTGACCTgagagataattttatttttaaaaaaatcttaatatagATTGGATGATATGCTTTTAGTTTGACATTAGATTATTGACCTGCACTATTTTATgggtcaaattattattttttaatataaaaaaatattcaggtattactaacatgttttctagtagaatattttttttttaaatagcgtGAAGGTTGTTCTAATGTGATCTAgctaactttatatatatatatatatatatatatatatatatatatatatatatatatatatatataaaattttgaacaacttgataaaaacatagtttgactaaaaaatattcatgaagatatctttttttaataataagatgATAACATATTGGATTGATCATAGTAAACctgagttaacttgtcaaatctgtGATTCAGgttatgagactgagataaccatatataaagtaaatcaaactaaattatgaatcataattctcaattaacccaatattgaatgataaaattgaaaaaaaaaaatctttaattaaaaagatataaaaaaaaaatcgggtcaactcgagttaactaaCTAAACATTTGACCTAAGTCACAAGACTAGCATAGCCTCAtctaaagtaaataaaaaaaaatattataaagcaTTTTCCTCAATCAACCCAGTGCTAAaggatacaattaaaaaaaagcataaaaaataacatgagtcaATTAGGTTAACTTGTAAGATCCGTGACCTAagtcataaaatcaaaatagaatcataaaaaataaattaaaataaataatgaagctTAAACTTCAATCAACCAAACGTTGAaggataaaacataaaaaaattcaacaaaaaaaaggacaCAAGTAAATCAagttaactaggttaacccaaCAAACTCGTGACTTGGATTATAATATTGAGATAAcccgataaaaaataaaaataaattataaagttcaatctTTATTACaccaagtgtaaaatgatgaaattgaaaaaaaaaataaaccaagggaaaaaaaaagatcattgtTATAGTGAACAAACGATACATGAGTAAGGGAACAATAAATTGCATTCTGCTACAACAAGACCAAATTTCTTACTCATAAATATATAATGCTCAAGCCAAGAGAAATTCTTTAACAATGTCATTAAACCTAACTCAACGGGTCAAATTTAAAACTTCTCTACCATACTCCTTGCCAAACTCGAGCTACAAATTAATTGTATTGGAGTTGCCACAACGTGATTTGATTAGCCtgataggttaaaaaaaaaaaagcttagatGATTGGTTAAaacatggtttaattttaaaatatttttaagacgacattgtttttttaaaaaa
This region of Populus alba chromosome 3, ASM523922v2, whole genome shotgun sequence genomic DNA includes:
- the LOC118034486 gene encoding short-chain dehydrogenase TIC 32 B, chloroplastic, translated to MFETLKYLVGSAGASGYGSKSTAEQVTEDCYDMHSITAIITGATSGIGAETARVLAKRGARLVLPARNLKGAEDAKARILSENPDADIIVMGLDLSSLNSVRNFVSEFESLNLPLNLLINNAGRFALEPAISEDGIEMTFATNYLGHFLLTKLLLKKMIETAKTTSLQGRIVNVSSSIYNWFSGDMIRYLCEISRNKFCDFDPTRAYALSKLAIVLHTKEVAQRLKQMEANVTVNCVHPGVVRTRLTREREGMATDIAFFLTSKLLKTIPQAAATTCYVATHPTLVNVTGKYFSDCNEASTSKLGSNSTEAARLWTASEIMVSRGSNAVFDPLNSALDHDTSKKQFK
- the LOC118034495 gene encoding uncharacterized protein produces the protein MGRAPCCSKVGLQRGPWTTREDTLLINYIQAHGEGHWRSLPKKAGLLRCGKSCRLRWMNYLRPDIKRGNITPDEDDLIIRLHSLLGNRWSLIAGRLPGRTDNEIKNYWNSHLSKRVKNNTAGNKSKCTGQSAGKRSGVSSNKKGKRNQRELDSEGICSENGETATKIKIHLPKAMRVSPSSVAKKVNVSIQSMIGSSSRHAKIGDNANWAISGLKVVSNDGEAWAFNSEEFDGLVYDHDSSFPNSLPNDIMLDDIFEEYLELLKPDDHGQLDSLVDSLIA